Proteins from one Pontibacter korlensis genomic window:
- a CDS encoding SDR family oxidoreductase produces the protein MSKTLVSPKHAAHYIQTNNSQPESILNLFQEIQQVYGTLDFAVNNAADTQGIGKPLHEFEMPEYDLAMATNLRGVWLCMQQEIRMMLEKASPGGAIVNVSSVNGMGGAPLGALYSAAKAGVIALTKSAAQELATSNIRINVVTPGAHDTPMLRQALRVQAGDDPEKLEQIKQAYLSYIPQRRIGKPEEAAAAILWLCSEGAGFVTGHTMIVDGGMSSMMR, from the coding sequence ATGTCAAAGACACTTGTCTCACCTAAACATGCTGCGCACTATATCCAAACCAACAACAGTCAGCCAGAAAGTATCCTTAACCTTTTCCAGGAAATACAGCAAGTATATGGTACCCTCGACTTTGCCGTAAATAACGCCGCCGACACGCAGGGTATTGGCAAGCCCCTGCACGAGTTTGAAATGCCTGAATACGATCTTGCCATGGCCACCAATTTAAGGGGCGTGTGGTTATGTATGCAGCAGGAGATCCGGATGATGCTGGAGAAAGCATCCCCGGGAGGTGCCATCGTAAATGTATCAAGCGTTAACGGGATGGGCGGTGCGCCACTAGGCGCTCTTTATTCCGCAGCCAAGGCCGGCGTTATTGCCCTGACCAAGTCTGCCGCGCAAGAGCTGGCTACCTCCAACATCCGCATCAACGTGGTAACGCCGGGAGCACACGACACACCCATGCTGCGCCAAGCCTTAAGAGTACAAGCCGGGGATGACCCGGAGAAACTGGAGCAGATCAAGCAGGCATACCTCTCCTACATTCCGCAAAGGCGGATAGGCAAACCAGAAGAGGCGGCTGCAGCCATACTTTGGCTATGCTCTGAAGGAGCAGGATTCGTAACCGGCCATACCATGATTGTAGATGGCGGCATGAGCTCGATGATGCGCTAA
- a CDS encoding aspartate aminotransferase family protein, protein MSMRQLFLQHVAQTSDFPLMIEVEKAQGVYMYGAQGERYLDLISGIGVSNVGHRHPRVLKAIHEQLDKYMHLMVYGEFVQAPQALLAQAITATLPKRLDNVYFLNSGTEAVEGALKLAKRYTGRSELISCRNAYHGSTQGALSVNGSESFKNAFRPLLPGVRHIRYNHLPDLEDITTRTAAVIIETVQGEAGVRVAKGNYLQHLRQRCTEVGALLILDEIQCGFGRTGTFWAFEQFGIEPDILLCAKGMGGGMPIGAFIAPQEIMGAFKTDPILGHCSTFGGHPVSCAASLATLQTIQEENLLEGVSQKAKLFKELLAHPRIKEIRNCGLMMAAEFESFEVLKAVIDRAILNGVLTDWFLFCDNSMRIAPPLVITDEEIREACAVILRSIDEATADLA, encoded by the coding sequence ATTTCAATGAGGCAATTATTTCTGCAGCATGTGGCGCAGACATCAGACTTCCCGCTGATGATTGAGGTGGAGAAGGCTCAAGGAGTATATATGTACGGTGCGCAGGGCGAGCGCTACCTCGACCTGATTTCAGGTATAGGTGTGAGCAATGTTGGCCACCGGCACCCGCGCGTGCTTAAGGCTATACACGAGCAGCTGGATAAGTACATGCACCTGATGGTATATGGTGAATTTGTGCAGGCACCGCAGGCACTCTTGGCGCAGGCCATCACAGCTACCCTACCCAAGCGGTTGGACAATGTGTACTTCCTAAACTCGGGAACAGAGGCTGTAGAGGGTGCTCTTAAGCTGGCTAAGCGCTATACAGGCCGTAGCGAACTTATCTCCTGCCGCAACGCCTATCACGGCTCTACGCAAGGAGCTTTGTCGGTAAACGGCAGCGAGAGCTTCAAGAATGCTTTCCGCCCACTGTTGCCTGGTGTGCGACATATCCGGTACAACCACCTGCCCGACCTGGAGGACATCACAACTCGAACGGCAGCAGTTATCATAGAAACAGTACAGGGCGAGGCTGGTGTGCGTGTGGCAAAAGGCAATTACCTGCAGCACCTGCGCCAGCGCTGCACCGAAGTAGGAGCACTGCTGATACTCGATGAGATACAGTGCGGGTTTGGCCGCACGGGTACTTTCTGGGCTTTTGAGCAATTCGGCATCGAGCCTGATATTTTACTATGTGCCAAAGGTATGGGTGGCGGTATGCCGATTGGCGCCTTTATAGCTCCTCAGGAAATAATGGGAGCCTTTAAAACGGATCCTATACTTGGCCACTGTTCCACGTTTGGCGGACACCCGGTTAGCTGCGCTGCGTCGCTGGCTACCCTCCAAACCATTCAGGAAGAAAACCTGCTGGAAGGCGTGTCTCAGAAAGCAAAGTTGTTTAAAGAGCTACTGGCGCACCCACGCATCAAGGAGATTCGCAACTGTGGCCTGATGATGGCTGCAGAGTTTGAGAGCTTTGAAGTGCTGAAGGCTGTAATTGATAGAGCCATCCTGAACGGAGTGCTAACCGACTGGTTCCTTTTCTGCGACAACTCCATGCGCATAGCGCCGCCACTGGTTATCACTGACGAGGAGATCCGTGAGGCTTGCGCAGTTATCTTAAGGTCAATAGACGAGGCCACCGCTGATTTAGCTTAA
- a CDS encoding SLC13 family permease → MEIAIVLTLLVIAVVLFATEKLSIEIVTLLMLIILASARIISPEEAFAGFSSDFIIIIASIFILSAALQETGILDFVVLRLVRLAHQSSNLMLLIVMVVTGVVSAFMNNTTVTAMFVTPLVGLSKRINTSASKLLMPLAFAAILGGTCTLIGTSTNVAVSGYIAKTGLPPVGLFEISGIGVVIFMIGLAYMMTIGQRMLPSHEDQQLAEEYKLQRYLTEIVVRADSPLVGQLVFASDLTSLNFRILNVIRGSDNFLPDFRTRIQENDVLLVEGDLDNLMKVKETKGIDIMADVILEKDLQTDNIRLAELLVARQSNLIGRTVKEVNFLQRYGLVVLAISRHGETLRSKIGSIHLQLGDLLLVQGSPERLSQLRNSNNLALLDEFEPLLFKKRKGIIAISCFIVAILLGTLELLPLSIAFLLAALCTILFRCIGSEKAYAAIDFKLLILIGGMTAFGTAMENSGAADFLAEGIVDLLGALGKVAVLGGFILLTVILTQPMSNAAAALVVVPVALRTAESLGSDPRAFAIAIMLAASVSLVTPFEPACILVYSPGKYRFFDFIKVGSPLTLLLMIAILMMVPVIWPL, encoded by the coding sequence ATGGAAATAGCCATTGTGCTAACACTGCTCGTGATTGCAGTGGTGCTGTTTGCCACGGAGAAACTCTCCATCGAGATCGTGACACTGCTCATGCTCATCATACTGGCAAGCGCCCGCATCATTTCTCCTGAGGAGGCTTTTGCAGGCTTCAGCAGTGATTTTATTATTATCATTGCTTCCATATTCATACTCAGTGCGGCCCTACAGGAAACAGGTATACTTGATTTTGTAGTTTTACGTCTTGTGCGGTTGGCGCACCAAAGCAGTAACCTGATGCTGCTTATCGTGATGGTGGTGACTGGAGTTGTATCTGCTTTCATGAACAACACCACCGTAACCGCTATGTTCGTAACACCGCTGGTAGGCCTTTCAAAGCGCATCAACACCAGTGCTTCTAAACTCCTGATGCCATTGGCTTTTGCGGCTATACTTGGTGGTACCTGCACCCTGATCGGCACCTCTACCAATGTGGCTGTAAGCGGCTACATCGCCAAAACAGGCCTCCCTCCTGTCGGGTTATTCGAGATATCTGGTATTGGAGTAGTTATTTTTATGATAGGGCTTGCCTATATGATGACGATCGGGCAGCGTATGCTACCCAGCCACGAGGACCAACAGCTTGCTGAAGAGTATAAATTGCAAAGGTATCTCACCGAAATTGTGGTACGTGCTGATTCTCCGCTTGTAGGACAGCTTGTCTTTGCCTCTGATCTAACCTCACTAAACTTCAGGATTCTCAACGTCATCCGGGGCAGTGACAACTTTTTACCTGACTTCCGCACCCGCATACAGGAAAACGATGTGCTGCTGGTGGAAGGGGACCTGGATAACCTGATGAAGGTAAAAGAAACCAAGGGTATAGACATCATGGCCGATGTTATTCTGGAGAAAGACCTTCAGACAGACAATATCCGGCTGGCTGAGCTGCTGGTGGCCAGGCAGTCTAACCTGATTGGGCGAACGGTAAAGGAGGTGAACTTTCTGCAGCGCTACGGCCTGGTGGTGCTGGCCATTTCACGCCATGGCGAAACCCTGCGATCTAAGATTGGTAGCATACACCTGCAGCTCGGAGACTTGCTACTGGTACAAGGATCTCCCGAGCGCCTCAGCCAGCTGCGCAACTCAAACAACCTTGCCCTGCTAGACGAGTTTGAGCCATTGCTTTTTAAGAAGCGCAAAGGCATTATTGCTATCTCCTGCTTTATCGTGGCAATTTTACTTGGCACACTCGAGCTGCTCCCCCTCTCCATCGCCTTTCTGCTGGCTGCTTTGTGCACAATTCTTTTTCGATGCATTGGCTCCGAAAAAGCTTATGCCGCCATTGATTTTAAGCTACTCATACTTATCGGTGGCATGACAGCTTTTGGTACCGCCATGGAAAATTCCGGTGCGGCTGATTTTTTGGCAGAGGGTATCGTAGACTTGTTAGGTGCTCTGGGAAAGGTAGCAGTACTAGGTGGATTTATACTTCTGACAGTTATCCTCACGCAGCCCATGTCCAATGCAGCTGCAGCACTCGTTGTTGTGCCTGTTGCACTGCGTACCGCTGAATCGTTAGGGTCTGACCCACGGGCATTTGCTATTGCCATCATGCTGGCAGCCTCAGTATCGTTGGTAACACCTTTTGAGCCTGCCTGTATACTGGTGTACAGCCCCGGTAAATACCGCTTCTTCGATTTTATTAAAGTAGGCTCTCCCCTTACCCTACTGCTTATGATTGCCATACTGATGATGGTGCCCGTGATCTGGCCTCTGTAA
- a CDS encoding TerB family tellurite resistance protein translates to MKFIIAIGQKHGMKPDEVRELLSSIDTKAPQLPTNDSERFDQIYDLVEMMLADGIVDESEMDFCINMAAKLGFKKSIVGVLVRKISMGVKDGLSRDNIKRDTQAFLDY, encoded by the coding sequence ATGAAATTTATCATCGCTATTGGGCAAAAACATGGCATGAAGCCCGATGAGGTGCGCGAACTGCTATCTAGTATAGACACAAAAGCCCCTCAACTGCCAACCAACGACTCCGAGCGCTTCGATCAAATTTATGATCTGGTGGAAATGATGTTAGCCGACGGCATTGTGGATGAGAGCGAAATGGATTTCTGTATCAATATGGCAGCTAAGCTAGGATTTAAGAAGTCCATTGTAGGAGTTTTGGTGCGCAAAATTTCCATGGGGGTGAAAGATGGCCTGAGTCGTGACAACATTAAGCGCGATACGCAGGCATTTCTTGATTACTAA
- the pfkA gene encoding 6-phosphofructokinase, whose protein sequence is MKKIGVFTSGGDAPGMNACIRAIVRAAVYHGVEVYGIHRGYKGMIKGEIYKMDSHTVSNIIQKGGTILRSARSKEFLTPEGRKQAYEQLQKHEIEGLVCIGGDGTFTGANIFFEEYGVPIVGAPGTIDNDLYGTDYTIGYDTAVNTALDAIDKIRDTADSHDRVFFIEVMGRDSGYIAIPCAIGGGAEIVMIPEAETSIENVVDALRTGWNRSKTSFIVIIAEGDEAGNASQVAAQVQEALPHMDARVTILGHVQRGGAPTAADRMLASQLGIACVEGLLEGQKCVMAGIINGDLVYTPFIETITKDKLINPHFVKMVNILSV, encoded by the coding sequence ATGAAGAAAATAGGAGTCTTTACTTCGGGCGGCGACGCGCCAGGCATGAATGCTTGTATCAGAGCTATAGTGAGAGCCGCCGTTTATCATGGGGTAGAAGTATATGGCATCCACCGTGGCTATAAGGGCATGATCAAGGGTGAAATCTATAAAATGGATTCACACACAGTGAGCAATATCATCCAGAAGGGCGGTACCATTCTGCGATCTGCGCGTAGCAAAGAATTTCTGACCCCTGAAGGACGTAAACAAGCATATGAGCAACTACAAAAGCACGAGATAGAGGGGCTGGTTTGTATAGGAGGCGACGGTACCTTTACCGGAGCTAACATCTTTTTCGAAGAATATGGTGTTCCGATTGTTGGTGCTCCAGGCACTATCGACAACGACCTTTACGGCACGGACTACACTATTGGCTACGACACCGCTGTAAACACTGCCCTTGATGCTATCGACAAAATCCGTGACACAGCCGACAGCCACGACCGCGTATTCTTCATTGAGGTGATGGGCCGCGACTCTGGCTACATTGCTATACCTTGCGCGATAGGCGGCGGTGCCGAGATTGTGATGATACCAGAAGCTGAGACCAGTATTGAGAACGTGGTGGATGCACTACGCACCGGCTGGAACCGCTCAAAAACTTCCTTTATCGTAATCATTGCTGAAGGCGACGAGGCAGGAAACGCATCGCAGGTAGCTGCTCAGGTACAGGAAGCCCTGCCGCACATGGACGCCCGGGTGACCATACTTGGTCACGTACAGCGTGGAGGCGCTCCAACTGCTGCCGACCGTATGCTGGCTAGCCAACTGGGTATTGCCTGTGTAGAGGGTCTTTTGGAAGGCCAGAAATGTGTAATGGCCGGTATCATCAACGGTGATCTGGTATACACTCCATTCATTGAAACAATCACCAAGGACAAACTTATCAATCCTCACTTTGTGAAGATGGTAAACATTCTTTCGGTGTAA
- a CDS encoding translocation/assembly module TamB domain-containing protein: MLWPLAIVVGLLILIIIALQFQGIQNYLAKQGENYLENTLGTQVNIGGFTTDWRNALVLKEVYVEDQQQDTLWYSERLGVDMAILSLLSGKVNISKVDLDNATLKLHIGEDSTTNFDFITEAFATDTTATPATTQPADTASSAMPITLGTINLNQVYVVFQDEAGGNFITTRVGEFTTIMDELNLDEQRYIVDEVRLANTWLNYEQTKLPPPDTSAYEPLEMDFGLNRVTLENIRLKYLSRPADQRIELALGESELVSDNIDLKNARVELSSFALHNTDLTYVQEKYKPVDSLAVNPAKTVEELDESVEQAQGEPVNWVVTLGEMDVSGLNVNFDNFNTPKQPRGMDYDHLKFTDVRLDAQNIFYSLNRMEAELNQFALKEQSGFRLQNFTADITVDSTSASLAGLDLKTGHSQLQNSLSMTYPSLEAIADKPGLLGLDLTIRNSYIGMQDVLYFMPDMAENPSFRSIANSNIRVTAKAEGQVDNLRIQNLQLAGLKNTQADVSGVVRNAMDPDNLYLDLNIDRFTTTRTDIQALAPAGTIPPDFRIPAQMTLTGNYQGSLTAFDAHADLRTSFGNIAAKVDMGANESFTATVRSGGFDLEQLFVDSLGLGKVALEANARGTGLTPETMRANIQANVLLFDYSEYSYNDIHLNANIDRNLYHVKATADDDNLAFDLTGQFNLRDTTQPAYAFDLDLAKADLQALNLYPEPLSIKGRLQGNFTGADASTISGHLEGQELVVIQEGGTTPIDSLVMNLTQKGEIAEITLASDIVDADMRFQNSLATLPTALQKHFSNYFDLQPDPPYPANLNLEDFTATIDLKKTGLITSFVPGLEQLLPAEPITASYNGETQQLRLDGRISRIVYTDYVLQNLDLGVRGDRNELAYKLNLGQLLSPSLTMDNISIDGAARDNEIAVRLAVAGDSAAQNERLVIGGILNSLGRGYRFSFNPEQLVINGDKWTVPQDNYLQFDTNLLYANNIHLQHNNQAILLHSTGPVAPNAPLEARFENVDIGYMMHTLEAPEDSLIAGTINGTATVSNIMLDNLSFTSDLTVTDFAFEGIPVGDLALQASSASNNRINVDAGLTDNSNQVLVNGFMETQPDATLLNLDASIASLNMASLEGFMAGMVNQMDGQASGKLRIAGTVAQPNITGNLNFNRAQFNIVMLGSLFTLEDERLVFNEQGISFPNFTITDSLGNDLVVNGNMLTETYTDFEFDLKVQTDRFLALNSTAQENNLFYGTVFVAATSTITGDMTQPKIQVNARVLDGSDFTTVIPADEVGAAARQGTVEFVNLSPEMTRIIRNEQKDSTEVTGFVGADVEAQLTVTDATPITIVIDPTTGDNLTVRGSADPLFIGMRPSGEINMSGRFTVTEGKYSMDFYDLASRELDIAEGSYINWTGDPLQALMDITAIYTVETAPQELVASQAASYEDPSLRNQVPFQVYVYVQGEILTPEISFDIQLPEEERGSVPNIVLTSLGNLRQDESQLNKQVFALLVLNRFLAPDPFTSSGGGFEASARNSLGQVMTDQLNQLTNRYAGGLGLELGVDSYQDYSSGSAQGRTDLNVAMRQQFLNDRLTVRVGTDIGLEGGSQSNQTMSGFGGDISVEYSLTEDGRLRIRGFQRNQYEGMIEGGDVRATGVSLIYVREYNNFSDLFRDLESRRARDEERKLEAAKKFRQEEKELKEEEKLQEEGTE, encoded by the coding sequence ATACTCTGGCCGCTGGCTATAGTAGTGGGTCTGCTTATACTCATCATTATTGCACTACAATTTCAAGGGATACAGAACTACCTGGCTAAGCAGGGTGAAAACTACCTGGAAAACACGCTTGGCACCCAGGTGAATATTGGTGGCTTCACTACCGATTGGCGCAATGCGCTTGTGCTGAAAGAGGTGTACGTGGAAGACCAGCAGCAGGACACGCTGTGGTATTCTGAACGTCTAGGTGTAGACATGGCCATACTTTCGCTCCTGAGTGGCAAGGTGAACATCAGTAAAGTAGACCTCGACAATGCCACCCTAAAGCTCCACATCGGGGAGGACAGTACGACCAACTTTGATTTTATTACCGAGGCCTTTGCCACCGATACTACGGCCACTCCAGCCACTACACAACCCGCTGATACGGCCTCTTCGGCTATGCCAATCACACTGGGCACCATAAACCTGAACCAAGTGTATGTGGTGTTCCAAGATGAGGCTGGTGGAAACTTTATTACAACACGAGTGGGTGAGTTTACCACCATCATGGATGAGCTGAACCTGGATGAGCAACGCTATATAGTTGACGAGGTACGCCTGGCTAACACTTGGTTAAATTACGAGCAGACCAAGCTTCCACCTCCTGACACCTCTGCTTACGAGCCCTTGGAAATGGACTTTGGCCTGAACCGGGTAACCCTGGAAAATATCCGGCTTAAGTACCTGAGCAGACCAGCTGACCAACGCATTGAACTTGCGCTTGGAGAGTCTGAGCTTGTCTCCGATAATATAGATTTGAAAAATGCCCGGGTGGAACTGAGCAGCTTTGCCCTGCACAACACCGACCTTACCTATGTGCAGGAGAAGTATAAGCCGGTAGATTCCCTAGCTGTGAACCCAGCTAAAACAGTAGAAGAGCTGGACGAGTCTGTAGAGCAGGCACAGGGTGAGCCGGTTAACTGGGTTGTCACCTTGGGCGAGATGGACGTATCTGGTCTGAACGTGAACTTCGATAACTTTAACACACCCAAGCAGCCACGTGGCATGGATTACGACCACCTGAAGTTTACGGACGTAAGGCTGGATGCCCAAAATATCTTTTACAGCCTTAACCGTATGGAGGCCGAACTGAATCAGTTTGCACTCAAAGAGCAGAGTGGCTTTAGGCTGCAGAATTTCACAGCGGACATTACCGTAGACTCCACCAGCGCCAGCCTTGCTGGCCTGGACCTGAAAACAGGCCACAGCCAACTGCAAAACAGCCTCTCCATGACCTACCCCTCCTTGGAGGCTATTGCCGACAAGCCAGGGCTGCTAGGGCTGGACCTTACTATCCGAAACAGCTACATAGGCATGCAGGATGTGCTATACTTTATGCCTGATATGGCTGAAAATCCATCTTTCAGAAGTATAGCCAATTCTAACATTAGGGTCACCGCCAAGGCGGAGGGGCAGGTGGATAACCTACGCATTCAGAACCTGCAGCTAGCAGGACTTAAAAATACTCAGGCTGATGTAAGTGGGGTTGTAAGAAATGCTATGGATCCAGATAACCTGTACCTGGACCTGAACATTGATCGCTTTACCACTACCCGCACCGATATACAGGCACTGGCACCTGCCGGCACTATTCCGCCAGATTTCCGCATCCCGGCCCAGATGACTTTGACAGGTAACTACCAGGGCTCCCTCACTGCTTTTGACGCCCATGCCGACCTGCGTACCTCATTTGGCAATATTGCTGCCAAGGTAGACATGGGCGCTAACGAAAGCTTTACGGCCACGGTACGTTCTGGGGGCTTTGACCTGGAGCAGCTGTTTGTAGATAGCCTGGGCTTAGGTAAAGTAGCTTTGGAGGCAAATGCACGCGGTACAGGTCTTACACCAGAGACCATGCGCGCTAACATTCAGGCAAACGTGCTCCTTTTCGACTACAGCGAGTATTCCTACAATGATATCCACCTGAATGCTAACATAGACAGGAACCTGTACCATGTGAAAGCTACTGCCGATGATGATAACCTTGCCTTTGACCTGACAGGCCAGTTTAACCTGCGCGACACCACACAGCCAGCCTATGCCTTCGACTTAGATTTGGCAAAGGCAGACCTGCAGGCACTGAACCTGTACCCTGAGCCGTTAAGTATAAAAGGAAGGTTGCAAGGTAATTTTACCGGTGCCGATGCCAGCACTATAAGCGGGCACCTGGAAGGACAGGAACTTGTCGTCATACAGGAGGGAGGCACTACTCCTATTGATTCTCTGGTGATGAACCTGACGCAAAAAGGGGAAATAGCAGAGATTACACTTGCCTCCGATATTGTGGACGCCGACATGCGCTTCCAGAACTCACTGGCTACGCTGCCTACCGCCCTGCAGAAGCATTTTTCCAACTATTTCGACCTTCAGCCAGACCCGCCCTACCCAGCCAACCTGAATCTGGAGGACTTTACGGCGACAATAGACCTGAAGAAAACAGGACTGATTACCTCCTTTGTACCAGGGCTGGAGCAGCTACTGCCTGCCGAGCCAATAACAGCCAGCTATAACGGAGAAACCCAGCAGCTCCGGCTGGATGGCAGAATCAGCCGGATTGTGTATACAGACTATGTGCTACAAAACCTGGACCTGGGAGTGCGCGGCGACCGAAACGAGCTTGCTTACAAGCTCAACCTCGGTCAGTTGCTCTCGCCATCGCTAACGATGGATAACATTAGTATAGACGGGGCTGCACGGGATAACGAGATAGCCGTGCGCCTGGCCGTTGCCGGCGACAGCGCCGCACAGAACGAGCGCCTGGTGATAGGTGGTATTCTAAACAGCCTAGGCCGAGGCTACCGCTTCTCCTTTAACCCAGAGCAATTGGTGATAAACGGTGATAAGTGGACGGTGCCGCAGGATAACTACCTGCAGTTCGACACAAACCTGCTTTATGCCAACAACATCCACTTGCAACACAATAACCAGGCTATTCTGCTTCATAGTACAGGCCCTGTGGCTCCGAATGCGCCACTAGAAGCTCGCTTCGAAAACGTAGACATCGGCTATATGATGCATACTTTAGAGGCACCAGAGGACAGCCTGATAGCAGGCACCATAAACGGCACGGCCACTGTTAGCAATATCATGCTCGACAACCTGTCTTTCACGTCCGATCTTACTGTCACTGATTTTGCCTTTGAAGGTATTCCCGTCGGTGACCTTGCCCTTCAGGCCAGCAGTGCCAGCAATAATCGCATTAATGTAGACGCAGGCCTGACTGACAACAGCAACCAGGTGCTGGTAAATGGCTTTATGGAAACACAGCCGGATGCAACCCTGTTAAACCTGGACGCTTCTATAGCAAGCCTTAACATGGCCTCACTCGAAGGCTTTATGGCGGGCATGGTGAACCAGATGGACGGCCAGGCCAGCGGCAAGCTTCGCATTGCAGGCACTGTAGCGCAGCCTAACATTACAGGCAACCTCAACTTCAACAGGGCACAGTTCAATATCGTAATGCTGGGCTCCCTGTTCACCCTGGAAGACGAACGGCTAGTATTTAATGAACAAGGTATCAGCTTCCCTAACTTCACCATCACCGACTCATTGGGCAACGACCTGGTGGTGAACGGAAACATGCTTACCGAGACCTACACCGACTTCGAGTTTGACCTGAAGGTGCAGACAGACCGATTCCTGGCGCTAAACTCCACAGCACAAGAAAACAACCTGTTTTACGGCACCGTATTCGTGGCTGCCACCTCCACTATTACCGGTGACATGACTCAGCCAAAAATACAGGTGAATGCCCGTGTACTGGACGGCTCAGACTTTACCACCGTTATACCTGCCGACGAGGTGGGTGCCGCCGCACGCCAGGGTACAGTGGAGTTCGTGAACCTCAGCCCGGAGATGACGCGGATCATACGGAATGAACAGAAAGACTCCACAGAGGTAACAGGTTTTGTGGGTGCTGACGTAGAGGCGCAGCTTACCGTAACCGATGCCACGCCGATTACTATCGTGATTGATCCTACTACAGGTGATAACCTCACTGTACGTGGCTCTGCCGATCCGCTGTTTATAGGCATGCGCCCAAGCGGCGAGATCAACATGTCCGGGCGCTTTACGGTTACAGAGGGTAAGTACAGTATGGACTTCTACGACCTGGCCTCTCGCGAACTCGACATTGCCGAGGGCAGCTACATTAACTGGACGGGCGACCCGCTGCAGGCATTGATGGATATCACCGCCATTTATACCGTAGAAACGGCCCCACAAGAACTGGTAGCATCTCAGGCAGCTTCTTACGAGGACCCATCGCTTAGAAACCAGGTCCCTTTCCAGGTATACGTGTATGTCCAAGGCGAAATTCTCACGCCTGAGATAAGCTTTGACATTCAGTTGCCGGAGGAGGAGCGTGGAAGTGTACCCAATATCGTGCTTACCAGCTTGGGCAACCTGCGCCAGGACGAGTCGCAGCTAAACAAGCAGGTATTTGCGCTCCTGGTGCTAAATCGCTTCCTGGCACCGGATCCGTTTACAAGCTCTGGTGGGGGCTTTGAGGCATCTGCACGAAACAGCTTGGGCCAGGTGATGACTGATCAGCTAAACCAGCTGACCAACCGCTATGCCGGCGGTCTCGGGCTGGAGCTGGGCGTAGACTCCTACCAGGATTACTCCTCTGGGTCAGCGCAAGGACGTACCGATCTGAACGTGGCCATGCGCCAGCAGTTCCTCAACGACCGACTAACTGTGCGTGTGGGTACTGATATTGGCTTGGAGGGTGGCAGCCAGTCTAACCAGACCATGAGCGGCTTTGGCGGGGATATCTCTGTAGAGTACTCCTTAACCGAGGATGGCCGCCTGCGCATACGCGGGTTCCAGCGCAACCAATATGAAGGCATGATAGAAGGTGGTGATGTACGCGCCACTGGCGTATCGCTTATCTACGTGCGCGAGTACAACAACTTCTCAGACCTGTTCCGCGACCTGGAGAGCCGCCGTGCCCGTGACGAGGAGCGTAAGCTGGAGGCTGCCAAGAAATTCCGCCAGGAGGAAAAGGAGCTAAAAGAAGAAGAAAAACTACAAGAAGAAGGTACTGAATAG